In Malania oleifera isolate guangnan ecotype guangnan chromosome 8, ASM2987363v1, whole genome shotgun sequence, a single window of DNA contains:
- the LOC131162868 gene encoding uncharacterized protein LOC131162868 — protein sequence MDQIKNELRGNLMQSQQIDEVDDVDDIAYPPDISSYERSAYRQAFYASKQTEWERDQSRRFAAYFLNAKCQYKEGVGEDPYFLDAVHKVFNTLEPHSSGLDQIGNEIIIFRDAKRSFGEAAAKAARATMAPADWWMMYGSSAPILRKLALRILSQTASSSACERNWSTFALIHTKQRNRLAYSRLQQLVFCYYNMKLRIRDMEAEMDKVAEQDPLDLLDISVELGDEDEYPLFQWIRPSHLDERDGSPHPQMAKHAQDDFGIDVNQVMVEEVISSSDDSQMNLGSRYGTSSMPSGGDDDNDDDDAGGDGSNLRDSSGQGGDGGDYGGNEGWQDYRPEVEYTRPSQLEDEGPQRETRPVDRQYSRRKGKGKMQSVGYLTSNFPLRLCKALEFGVKCTVRFLSMVLAGFENQNMYEETSHNGVHVTPHQEAPTVLDVNHWAFN from the exons atggatcaaataaaaaatgaattgcgtGGGAACTTGATGCAATCACAACAAATTGATGAAGTTGATGATGTTGACGATATTGCATACCCGCCTGACATTTCTTCCTATGAAAGGTCTGCATATCGTCAAGCATTCTATGCTTCAAAACAGACGGAATGGGAAAGAGACCAATCTCGTAGGTTTGCAG CTTATTTCTTAAATGCAAAATGTCAATACAAAGAAGGTGTTGGGGaagatccttattttcttgatgcagttcacaaagtttttaacacccttgagccacattcctcgggcctggatcaaattggaaatgag attattatatTTAGAGATGCTAAAAGAAGCTTTGGAGAAGCAGCTGCTAAAGCAGCTAGGGCAACCATGGCACCTG CTGATTGGTGGATGATGTATGGATCAAGTGCTCCAATCCTAAGAAAGCTAGCATTGCGCATTTTGTCACAAACCGCATCTTCATCAGCTTGTGAacgaaattggagcacatttgcactcattcacacaaagcaaagaaatagactaGCCTACAGCAGACTTCAGCagcttgttttttgttattacaacatGAAGCTTCGAATAAGAGATATGGAGGCCGAAATGGACAAAGTGGCTGAACAAGATCCCCTGGACCTTCTTGACATATCAGTTGAATTGGGTGATGAGGATGAGTATCCACTTTTTCAATGGATTAGGCCATCTCATCTTGATGAACGAGACGGAAGTCCCCATCCACAAATGGCCAAGCATGCACAAGATGACTTTGGCATCGATGTTAATCAGGTAATGGTAGAAGAAGTAAtatctagtagtgatgattcTCAAATGAATCTTGGATCTAGATATGGAACTTCATCTATGCCctctggtggtgatgatgataatgacgacGATGATGCTGGTGGTGACGGATCTAACCTCCGCGATAGCAGTGGGcaaggtggtgatggtggggactatggaggaaatgaagGATGGCAAGATTATAGACCAGAAGTGGAATATACACGTCCTTCCCAACTAGAAGATGAGGGTCCACAAAGAGAAACACGTCCAGTTGATAGGCAGTACAGTCgtagaaaaggaaaagggaagat GCAATCTGTTGGATACTTGACTTCAAACTTTCCTCTGCGACTCTGCAAGGCCTTGGAGTTTGGAGTGAAGTGCACTGTA CGATTTTTGTCAATGGTTTTGGCTGGGTTTGAAAATCAAAACATGTATGAAGAAACCTCACATAATGGAGTTCATGTCACACCCCATCAGGAAGCACCTACTGTTCTCGATGTTAACCATTGGGCATTCAACTGA